The genomic stretch ACCCTGATCGAGAGTTTCGACCTTTCGACCTTCGGCCGCGCCCCGGCAAAGTTCGACGATGCCGAATTGGAGCGTATCAACACGGCCATCGTCCACCAGCTGTCGTTCGACGAGGTGCGCGAACGCCTGCCTGCCGGAATGGACGAAGCGGGCTGGCACGCAGTGCAGCCCAACCTGTCGACCATCGGCGAGGCTAGCGAATGGTGGCGGCTCGTTACTGGACCGATCGACCGGCTCGACTTTTCGGCAGAGGATCGCGCCTACCTTTCGGAAGCTGCGCGCCTGCTCGAATGGAGCGAGGATCCGTGGCGCAGCCTTACGACCGCACTGAAGGAAGCGACGGGACGCAAGGGCAAGCCGCTGTTCCTGCCGCTGCGCCAGGCGCTGACGGGAATGGACCACGGCCCCGACATGGGCGAGCTTCTGCCCCTGATCGGCGAGGCGGAGGTCCGGGCCCGACTGGAACACGCAGCGCACCATTGATGGCCGGGGCATGGGAGTAACGATCATGCGACTGTTCCATCATCCCCTGCAGAGCGAACACGCACCCGAACGCGAATTGCACAATGGCGACTGGGTGCCTTTCGCCGAATGCCCCGAACGGTTTGCGCAGATCCTTGCAGCCTGCGGCGGTGCTGAGGTCGCAAGCGATCACGGCGCAGGGCCGATCCTTTCCGTGCACGATGCAGGCTATGTGCGCTTCCTCGAGCAGGCCCACGGCGAATGGGTCGCTGCCGGGCGCAAGGGCGATGCGATCGGCTATACCTTTCCCGTCGTCAGGCGCAGGCCGCTGGAATTCGACCGGATAGACGCCAAGCTCGGCGCGTGGTCGATGGATGCATCCACCCCGATCGCGAGCGGGACCTGGAATGCCGCCTACTGGTCGGCACAGGGGGCCTTGAGCGCGCTCGATGCCGTGGCGGCAGGGGAACGCCGCGCCTTCGCCTTGTGCCGCCCGCCCGGCCATCATGCCGGGGCCGACTACATGGGCGGCTATTGCTACCTCAACAATGCCGCCATCGCAGCGCGTGCGGCTGGCGACAGGGGCATGGGCCGCGTTGCCATCCTCGACGTCGATTACCACCACGGCAACGGCACGCAGGACATCTTCTACGCCTCGCCCGATGTCTTCTTCGCCTCGATCCACGCAGACCCGGTGACCGATTATCCGTTCTACTGGGGCCACGCCGACGAGCGCGGAGAGGGCGAGGGCGAAGGGTCGACGCTGAACCTGCCGCTGCCGCGAGGGACCGACTGGACCGCTTATGCGCAGGCGCTCGATGCGGCGCTCGGCGCGATCGGCGAATGGGGTGCCGACATGCTGGTCCTTTCGTTCGGGGCCGATACCTTTGCCGGCGATCCGATTTCCTCTTTCGCCCTCCAGACGGATGACTTTGCCAGGATGGGCGAACGCATTGCGCAGGCAGGCCTGCCGACGGTGATCGTGATGGAAGGCGGTTATGCGGTCGACGATCTCGGCACCAATGTCGCGACCTTCCTCGACGGCATTTCGCGCTGACCTTTACAGGTTAACCCTGTCTCTCAAGCGCGCAGGTAAACCCAAAATCCGCCATGCTCGTAACGAGATATGAAGGGGCAATGCGTTACCTGGGGTCAAGCAAGTGGCCGATTTTCAGGAGCAGGCAGATGGAGCGCAGACAAAACGATCGCGTAACCGCGCACTATGACGCCGAAGTGCGTTACCGTTCGGGGCAGAAATTGAAGCTGCCCGTACTCGACATCAGCCTGGGCGGCTGCATGGTCGATGCGCGGTCATGGGCGATCCGCCCGGGTGAAGACCTCTTTATCAAGCTACCGGGGCTCGCTTCGCGCCCGGCCAAGGTCGTCTGGATCGAGGACCGCAAGGCCGGGATCGCCTTTGAAGAACTGCTCTACGAACCCACTCTGGAACACCTTAGCCGCCTCGCTGCCTGATCGCAGATTCTCAGGGAGGGCCTGAGAAAAGGCGGGGCGCCAGCTACTCCTTGCGGTGGTCCAGCTCGTCGCCATGCAGGGTAACGACGTGGAGCAGGTTGGTCGCACCGGGCGTGCCGAAGGGAACGCCTGCCAGCGCGATCAGCTTGTTGCCTGCCTTGCCGAACCCGTGACGCAGCGCCATGCGCTTGCCCTTGGCGATCATCTCTTCGAAGCTGCCGATATCCTTGGTCGCGACGGCATGCGCACCCCATAGCAGGGCGACGCGGCGCGCAGTGCGGCTGGACGGGGTCAGCACCATCATCGGCGTATCGGGACGTTCGCGCGCGACGCGGCGGGCGGTCGAACCTGAAGAGGTGAACACGGTGATCGCACTGATCGACACCGTGTCGGCAATGGTCATGCAGGCATGGGCCAGCGCGTCCGAAGTGGTCGCATCGGGCGGCGTGTCGAGGAAGCGGACGCGGGCCTTGTAATCCTCGCTGCGTTCGACCTGCACGGCAATCTTGTCCATCATGGTGACCGATTCTTCGGGCCATTCGCCAGCGGCGCTTTCCGCCGAAAGCATCACCGCGTCGGCACCGTCGTAAACGGCGTTGGCGACGTCGGACACTTCGGCGCGGGTCGGCGTCGGGCTCTCGATCATGCTTTCGAGCATCTGGGTGGCGACGATCACCGGCTTGCCCGCCATGCGGGTAGCGTTGACGATCTTCTTCTGCAGGGGCGGAACCTCCTGCGGTTCCAGTTCCACGCCCAGGTCACCGCGAGCGACCATGATGCCGTCCGACAGTTCGATGATTTCGGTCAGGCGGCGCACCGCCATCGGTTTCTCGATCTTGGCGCAAAGCGCGATGCCGGGGCCCATCAGCTTGCGCGTTTCGGCAAGGTCTTCGGGCCGCTGGACGAAGCTGAGGCCGATCCAGTCGACACCCTGCTGGACGGCAAAGGCAAGGTCCTTGCGATCCTTGGCCGTCAGGGCCGGGATCGGCACCTCGGCATCGGGCACGTTCACGCCCTTGCGATCCGAAATGACGCCGCCGACTTCGGCCGAACACAGGATTTCGTTGTCGTCGGCGCGGATCACCTTCAATCGGATCTTGCCGTCGTTGATCAGCAGTCGCTGCCCTTTTTCAAGGATGCCGAATAGTTCGGGATGCGGCAGTTCGACGCGGGTTTCGTCGCCGGGTTCGGGATTGCGGTCGAGCGTGAAATGGCCCGAATGGCGGATGACAGCGCTACCGTCCTTGAACTTGCCCACGCGCAGCTTCGGGCCCTGCAGGTCGGCAAGGATCGCGATCGGCCGCCCGAATTCCTTTTCCATCGCCCGGATATTGGCGATCGTCTTCGCGTGATCGGCATGTTCGCCATGGCT from Altererythrobacter epoxidivorans encodes the following:
- a CDS encoding histone deacetylase family protein, producing the protein MRLFHHPLQSEHAPERELHNGDWVPFAECPERFAQILAACGGAEVASDHGAGPILSVHDAGYVRFLEQAHGEWVAAGRKGDAIGYTFPVVRRRPLEFDRIDAKLGAWSMDASTPIASGTWNAAYWSAQGALSALDAVAAGERRAFALCRPPGHHAGADYMGGYCYLNNAAIAARAAGDRGMGRVAILDVDYHHGNGTQDIFYASPDVFFASIHADPVTDYPFYWGHADERGEGEGEGSTLNLPLPRGTDWTAYAQALDAALGAIGEWGADMLVLSFGADTFAGDPISSFALQTDDFARMGERIAQAGLPTVIVMEGGYAVDDLGTNVATFLDGISR
- a CDS encoding PilZ domain-containing protein, which gives rise to MERRQNDRVTAHYDAEVRYRSGQKLKLPVLDISLGGCMVDARSWAIRPGEDLFIKLPGLASRPAKVVWIEDRKAGIAFEELLYEPTLEHLSRLAA
- the pyk gene encoding pyruvate kinase; its protein translation is MSKSAQVRFDPRGRKVKILATVGPASRDPEMLAKLFKAGADAFRVNMSHGEHADHAKTIANIRAMEKEFGRPIAILADLQGPKLRVGKFKDGSAVIRHSGHFTLDRNPEPGDETRVELPHPELFGILEKGQRLLINDGKIRLKVIRADDNEILCSAEVGGVISDRKGVNVPDAEVPIPALTAKDRKDLAFAVQQGVDWIGLSFVQRPEDLAETRKLMGPGIALCAKIEKPMAVRRLTEIIELSDGIMVARGDLGVELEPQEVPPLQKKIVNATRMAGKPVIVATQMLESMIESPTPTRAEVSDVANAVYDGADAVMLSAESAAGEWPEESVTMMDKIAVQVERSEDYKARVRFLDTPPDATTSDALAHACMTIADTVSISAITVFTSSGSTARRVARERPDTPMMVLTPSSRTARRVALLWGAHAVATKDIGSFEEMIAKGKRMALRHGFGKAGNKLIALAGVPFGTPGATNLLHVVTLHGDELDHRKE